One part of the Flavobacterium johnsoniae UW101 genome encodes these proteins:
- a CDS encoding cation:proton antiporter: protein MNNIKNSLFYVTIIGGFTALIYWIISKGAAIEAGRHIVKKQIESNHWNDFLDSMVHNLQHPLAILLAQIVTIILVARLFGWFFRKIGQPSVIGEMIAGIVLGPSLVGMYFPEFSAALFPKESLGNLQFLSQIGLILFMFVIGMELDLKVLKNKAHDAVVISHASIVIPFALGLTLAYFIYHTFAPIGVEFSSFGLFMGIAMSITAFPVLARIVQERGMQKTKLGTIAITCAAADDITAWCILAVVIAIVKAGSFTSSLYVIGLAILYVIIMLKIVRPFLKRVGDLNSTRESLNKPVVAIFFITLLISAYAAELIGIHALFGAFLAGAIMPENNKFRNIFIEKVEDVAIIVLLPLFFVFTGLRTQIGLLNDPELWKVTGLIIAVAVAGKFFGSALAAKFVGQNWKDSLAIGALMNTRGLMELVVLNIGYDLGVLSTEIFTMMVIMALVTTFMTGPALDLIGFIFKDKITAIPQEIGNKSKYKILLSFATPERGKKLLKIANSLVKKQGDNSIVTAMHLSLSTEVHSFDIKDHERKMLVPVVEESHRLNQNMVSMFKVSNDIDTDIIDAANQGEYDLLLVGLGQSIFDGTLLGKILGFTTRIVNPDRLIDKFTGKEGLFENNPFDERTRHIITKTKMPVGILIDKDLEEVNQVFMPIFNKEDAFLIDYAKKLINNNGSQITVLDASGDVKNTREIQETIRSIEQIAPNHIMIMHDRTIKKEFLDGQNLMIISLDSWKKLIESQSTWLNNTPSVLILKP, encoded by the coding sequence ATGAATAACATTAAAAACTCTTTATTCTACGTTACCATTATTGGAGGATTTACCGCCCTCATTTATTGGATAATTTCAAAAGGCGCAGCAATTGAAGCCGGGCGTCATATTGTAAAGAAACAAATCGAGAGCAACCATTGGAATGATTTTCTAGATTCTATGGTTCACAATTTACAGCACCCTTTAGCTATATTATTGGCGCAGATCGTGACTATTATTTTAGTAGCGCGTTTATTTGGATGGTTTTTTAGAAAAATTGGCCAGCCTTCTGTAATTGGAGAAATGATTGCAGGTATTGTTCTTGGGCCGTCTTTGGTCGGGATGTATTTTCCTGAGTTTTCAGCAGCTTTATTTCCAAAAGAATCTTTAGGAAACTTACAGTTTTTAAGTCAGATTGGTTTAATTCTTTTCATGTTCGTAATTGGAATGGAGCTGGACTTAAAAGTGCTGAAAAATAAAGCACATGACGCTGTAGTTATCAGCCATGCCAGTATTGTAATTCCGTTTGCGTTAGGATTAACTCTTGCGTATTTTATATACCACACTTTTGCCCCAATTGGTGTTGAGTTTTCTTCTTTCGGATTATTTATGGGAATTGCCATGAGTATAACTGCTTTTCCGGTTTTGGCCAGAATTGTGCAGGAAAGAGGAATGCAGAAAACAAAACTGGGAACCATTGCCATTACTTGTGCCGCGGCCGATGATATTACTGCCTGGTGTATTCTTGCTGTTGTAATTGCTATTGTAAAAGCAGGTTCATTTACAAGTTCATTATACGTTATTGGCTTAGCAATTTTGTATGTAATTATTATGTTAAAAATCGTTCGTCCGTTCCTGAAACGTGTCGGAGATTTAAATTCAACCCGTGAAAGTTTAAATAAACCGGTTGTTGCGATTTTCTTTATCACACTTTTGATTTCTGCTTATGCTGCGGAATTAATTGGAATTCACGCCTTATTCGGAGCATTTTTAGCGGGAGCAATTATGCCTGAAAACAATAAATTCAGAAACATATTTATCGAAAAAGTAGAAGATGTTGCGATTATCGTTTTACTGCCTTTGTTTTTCGTATTTACAGGTTTACGTACACAAATTGGATTGTTAAATGATCCTGAATTATGGAAAGTAACAGGATTAATTATTGCGGTTGCCGTTGCAGGTAAATTCTTTGGAAGTGCTTTGGCAGCAAAATTTGTGGGACAGAACTGGAAAGACAGTTTAGCTATTGGTGCTTTAATGAACACAAGAGGTTTAATGGAACTTGTGGTTTTAAATATTGGTTATGACCTTGGGGTTTTATCAACAGAAATTTTTACTATGATGGTAATTATGGCGTTAGTGACAACTTTCATGACAGGTCCTGCTTTAGATCTTATCGGGTTTATTTTTAAAGATAAAATAACGGCTATTCCTCAGGAAATTGGAAATAAAAGCAAATACAAAATTCTGCTTTCGTTTGCGACTCCTGAGAGAGGAAAAAAGCTTCTTAAAATTGCGAACAGTTTAGTTAAAAAACAAGGTGATAACTCGATCGTAACAGCAATGCATTTATCATTGAGTACAGAAGTGCATTCATTTGACATAAAAGACCATGAACGTAAAATGCTGGTTCCTGTAGTTGAAGAATCACATCGCTTAAATCAAAATATGGTGAGCATGTTTAAAGTGTCTAATGATATTGATACTGATATTATTGATGCGGCAAATCAGGGAGAATATGATTTATTATTGGTTGGTTTAGGACAATCTATTTTTGATGGGACTCTGCTTGGAAAAATTCTTGGATTCACAACCAGAATTGTAAACCCTGATCGTTTAATTGATAAGTTTACCGGAAAAGAAGGTTTGTTTGAAAATAATCCTTTTGACGAAAGAACACGTCATATTATTACCAAAACTAAAATGCCGGTTGGTATTCTTATCGATAAAGATTTAGAAGAAGTAAACCAGGTTTTTATGCCAATTTTTAATAAAGAAGATGCTTTTTTAATTGATTACGCTAAAAAATTAATCAATAATAACGGTTCACAGATTACGGTTCTTGATGCCAGCGGCGATGTGAAAAATACCCGCGAAATTCAGGAAACGATAAGATCGATTGAACAGATTGCCCCAAATCATATTATGATTATGCATGACAGAACAATTAAAAAAGAATTCTTAGATGGTCAGAATTTGATGATTATAAGCTTAGACAGCTGGAAAAAACTTATCGAATCTCAAAGCACATGGCTGAATAATACGCCTTCTGTTTTGATTTTGAAGCCATAA
- a CDS encoding STM3941 family protein, whose product MGKIEIYSSKKKSFFLLIVSLLFVIGGIWMFMNAENLNSFRLKSPILIKAIGIISVLFFSLSLYISIRQLVKNKLLLIVDGNGIIINPKKNSFELINWKNIEGFSELKIQSQKMLLIDVNNPDFWIQKETNLIRKKMIQYNFKQYGSPFCLSAVSMQINHAELMKVLNENLEKYKKQA is encoded by the coding sequence ATGGGAAAAATCGAAATCTACTCAAGTAAGAAAAAATCGTTCTTCTTATTAATTGTTTCTCTTCTTTTTGTTATTGGAGGAATTTGGATGTTCATGAATGCTGAGAATCTCAACAGCTTTAGATTAAAAAGTCCAATTTTAATAAAAGCAATAGGAATTATTTCCGTTTTATTTTTTAGTTTAAGTTTATATATTTCAATTAGACAATTAGTAAAAAACAAACTTTTGCTAATTGTTGATGGGAATGGAATTATTATTAATCCGAAAAAGAATTCATTTGAATTAATAAATTGGAAAAACATTGAAGGATTTTCAGAACTAAAAATACAGAGTCAAAAAATGTTACTTATAGACGTTAACAATCCTGATTTTTGGATTCAAAAAGAAACAAATCTTATAAGAAAAAAAATGATTCAGTATAATTTTAAACAATACGGTTCGCCATTTTGTCTTTCGGCAGTCTCAATGCAAATAAATCATGCTGAACTTATGAAAGTATTAAATGAGAATCTTGAAAAATACAAAAAACAAGCATAA
- the asnS gene encoding asparagine--tRNA ligase, with translation MKHTKVRDLLNSTTTLQEVNAKGWVRTFRNNQFIALNDGSTINNIQCVVDFENTPEETLKRITTGAAVSVIGTLVESKGAGQKYEIQVNKLEILGDSDAEKFPMQPKKHSLEFLRENAHLRVRTNAFGAIMRVRSVLSYAVHSYFQQKGFVYVNTPIITGADAEGAGEMFQVTSLPLDNLPKNEEGNIDFKKDFFGKHTNLTVSGQLEGETFAMALGQIYTFGPTFRAENSNTSRHLAEFWMIEPEVAFNDLDDNMDLAEDFIQYVIKYALDNCKDDLKFLEGRLLEEEKSKPQAERSEMALLEKLNFVLENNFKRVSYTEAIDILRDSTPNKKKKFQYLINEWGADLQSEHERFLVEKHFKCPVILYDYPANIKAFYMRLNDNTEPGRETVRAMDILFPGIGEIVGGSEREERYDVLVEKMEKLGIDKEELYWYLDTRRFGSATHAGFGLGFERLVLFVTGMTNIRDVIPFPRTPGSAEF, from the coding sequence ATGAAACACACAAAAGTTAGAGACTTATTAAACAGTACGACGACGTTACAGGAAGTGAATGCAAAAGGATGGGTGAGAACTTTTAGAAATAATCAGTTCATCGCTTTAAATGACGGTTCTACAATTAATAATATACAATGTGTTGTTGACTTTGAAAATACGCCAGAAGAAACTTTAAAAAGAATCACGACTGGAGCTGCGGTTTCTGTAATTGGAACTTTGGTTGAAAGTAAAGGTGCAGGTCAGAAATATGAAATTCAAGTAAACAAACTTGAAATTCTTGGAGATTCTGATGCTGAGAAATTCCCTATGCAGCCTAAAAAACACTCTTTAGAATTTTTACGTGAAAACGCTCACTTGCGCGTACGTACAAATGCTTTTGGTGCAATTATGCGTGTACGTTCGGTATTGTCTTATGCAGTTCACAGTTATTTCCAGCAAAAAGGTTTTGTGTACGTAAACACGCCAATTATTACTGGAGCAGATGCTGAAGGTGCTGGAGAAATGTTCCAAGTTACTTCTTTGCCTTTGGATAATCTTCCAAAAAATGAAGAAGGAAACATTGACTTCAAAAAAGATTTCTTTGGAAAACACACAAACTTAACGGTTTCTGGACAGTTAGAAGGTGAAACTTTTGCAATGGCTTTGGGTCAAATTTATACTTTTGGACCAACGTTTAGAGCGGAGAATTCAAACACTTCTCGTCACTTGGCAGAATTCTGGATGATCGAGCCTGAAGTTGCTTTCAACGACCTTGACGATAACATGGATTTGGCTGAAGATTTTATTCAGTATGTAATTAAATATGCTTTAGACAACTGTAAAGACGATTTGAAATTCTTAGAAGGAAGACTTCTTGAAGAAGAAAAATCTAAACCACAGGCAGAAAGAAGCGAAATGGCATTGTTAGAGAAATTGAACTTCGTATTGGAGAACAACTTCAAACGTGTTTCTTATACAGAAGCAATTGACATTTTAAGAGATTCAACTCCAAATAAAAAGAAGAAATTCCAGTATTTAATCAACGAATGGGGAGCTGATTTACAATCAGAACACGAGCGTTTCCTGGTTGAAAAACACTTTAAATGTCCGGTAATTTTATACGATTACCCAGCAAACATCAAGGCGTTTTACATGCGTTTGAACGACAATACAGAACCGGGAAGAGAAACAGTTCGTGCAATGGATATCCTTTTCCCTGGAATTGGAGAAATCGTTGGTGGTTCTGAAAGAGAAGAGCGTTACGATGTTCTTGTCGAAAAAATGGAAAAACTTGGAATTGACAAAGAAGAATTATACTGGTATTTAGACACCAGAAGATTTGGATCAGCAACTCACGCAGGTTTCGGTTTAGGATTTGAGCGTTTGGTATTGTTTGTAACTGGAATGACAAACATTAGAGACGTAATTCCTTTCCCAAGAACTCCTGGAAGTGCAGAATTTTAA
- a CDS encoding thymidine kinase, with product MFLENTVNHKEQFGWIEVICGSMFSGKTEELIRRLKRAQFAKQRVEIFKPAIDTRYHDEMVVSHDANEIRSTPVPAAANISILAQGCDVVGIDEAQFFDDEIVTVCNDLANRGVRVIVAGLDMDFKGNPFGPMPALMATAEYVTKVHAVCTRTGNLANYSFRKTDNDKLVMLGETEEYEPLSRAAYFNAMKKNQ from the coding sequence ATGTTTCTCGAAAATACAGTAAATCACAAAGAACAATTTGGTTGGATTGAAGTTATTTGTGGATCAATGTTTTCGGGTAAAACCGAAGAATTAATCCGCAGATTAAAGCGCGCACAGTTTGCCAAACAAAGAGTTGAAATCTTTAAACCCGCTATCGATACCCGTTATCATGACGAAATGGTAGTGTCGCATGATGCTAATGAAATTCGTTCAACCCCAGTTCCGGCTGCAGCCAATATTTCTATTTTGGCGCAGGGATGCGATGTTGTCGGAATTGATGAGGCTCAGTTTTTTGATGATGAAATTGTAACAGTTTGTAATGATCTCGCAAATCGCGGTGTTCGTGTAATCGTGGCCGGACTTGACATGGATTTTAAGGGAAATCCATTTGGACCAATGCCGGCACTTATGGCAACAGCAGAATATGTTACGAAAGTCCATGCTGTTTGTACCAGAACCGGAAATCTGGCTAATTATAGTTTTAGAAAAACAGATAATGATAAGCTTGTAATGCTTGGTGAAACCGAGGAATATGAGCCGCTTAGCCGTGCAGCGTATTTTAATGCAATGAAAAAAAATCAGTAA
- a CDS encoding sensor histidine kinase, protein MQENNTTTFIFLAILLLLIVIICFMMYQLMQSKKAKEDAEKSFYALEVKVNDLQLENLESKLNPHLFKNILNSIQSHAYQTYFALDKLANVLDYILYESKKKFVTAKEEINFALNLIEINKIKISPLFELKIKTNINEDDKLYDQPLLAPLISIDLIENAFKHADLQSADAFISVVFEFKDNAFFMTVSNKISDKKVLKKERSGFGHATLEHRLRIIYKNNFKLDKFIENDVYIAHLKIDLLEYKTEMLASGR, encoded by the coding sequence ATGCAGGAAAACAACACTACGACTTTTATTTTTTTAGCAATTCTTTTACTGTTAATCGTCATCATTTGTTTTATGATGTATCAATTAATGCAGTCCAAAAAAGCAAAAGAAGATGCCGAAAAGAGTTTTTATGCGCTTGAGGTAAAAGTTAACGATCTTCAGCTGGAAAATTTAGAATCAAAACTCAATCCGCATTTGTTTAAGAATATTTTAAATTCGATTCAGTCACATGCGTATCAGACTTATTTCGCTTTAGACAAACTAGCAAATGTTTTGGATTATATTTTGTACGAAAGCAAAAAGAAATTCGTGACTGCAAAAGAAGAAATTAATTTTGCACTCAATTTAATCGAAATCAATAAAATTAAAATTAGTCCGCTTTTTGAATTGAAGATTAAGACAAATATTAATGAAGATGATAAATTATACGATCAGCCTTTGTTAGCGCCTCTCATTTCTATTGATTTAATTGAAAATGCTTTTAAACACGCAGATCTTCAAAGTGCCGATGCTTTTATTTCGGTGGTTTTTGAGTTTAAAGACAATGCTTTTTTTATGACGGTTTCTAATAAAATATCCGATAAAAAAGTTCTCAAAAAAGAGAGAAGTGGTTTTGGCCATGCTACTTTAGAACATCGTCTGCGAATTATTTACAAGAATAATTTTAAACTCGATAAGTTTATTGAAAACGACGTTTACATTGCTCATCTTAAAATAGATTTACTTGAATACAAAACTGAAATGCTTGCTTCTGGACGATGA
- the rpoN gene encoding RNA polymerase factor sigma-54 → MLKQFLNLKLSQKLSPQQIQLMKLIQLPTQAFEQRLLEEMNENPALEAGKEDDYEADEYANEDYDDYDDAESDRIEADDINIDEYLSDDDTPDYKTQVNNYSDDEERETPFAAPISFHQDLINQLNTFILNDEEREIAEFLVGSIDDMGYIRRSIPDIVDDMAFTQGIYTDEAMVEKMMTVIHELEPSGVGARDLQECLLLQLKHKTPTEYVDLAIDIIENQFDAFTKKHYDKLLQKYSVSNEQLKKAIHEIERLNPKPGGSFAGNNKVTENVVPDFAIRIVDGELELTLNGRNAPSLHVSKDYQEMMQTYKESKDKSTAQKDAVQFIKQKLDSAKWFIDAIRQRQETLFVTMNAIMHYQEEYFLDGDETKLKPMILKDIADMVGLDISTISRVANSKYVETPYGTKLIKEFFSEAMKNDQGEDVSTLEIKKILQNTIEEEDKRKPLPDDQLAEILKEKGYPIARRTIAKYREQLDIPVARMRKKI, encoded by the coding sequence ATGCTAAAGCAATTTTTAAATTTAAAATTATCCCAAAAATTATCTCCACAGCAAATTCAGCTGATGAAGTTAATTCAATTGCCTACGCAAGCTTTTGAACAGCGTTTATTAGAAGAAATGAACGAAAATCCAGCTTTGGAAGCTGGTAAAGAAGACGATTATGAAGCTGACGAATACGCAAATGAAGACTACGACGATTATGATGATGCAGAATCAGACAGAATCGAAGCAGACGACATTAACATTGACGAATATCTAAGCGACGACGATACTCCTGATTACAAAACTCAGGTAAACAATTACAGCGACGACGAAGAGCGCGAAACACCTTTTGCGGCTCCTATCAGTTTTCATCAGGATTTAATCAATCAGCTGAATACTTTTATTTTAAACGATGAAGAACGCGAAATTGCGGAATTCCTTGTTGGAAGTATTGATGACATGGGTTATATCCGCAGAAGTATTCCGGATATCGTAGACGACATGGCTTTTACTCAGGGAATTTATACTGATGAAGCAATGGTCGAGAAAATGATGACGGTAATTCACGAACTAGAACCCTCGGGTGTCGGTGCGCGTGATTTACAAGAATGTTTACTTCTTCAGTTAAAACATAAAACTCCAACTGAATATGTTGATTTAGCAATTGATATTATCGAAAATCAGTTTGATGCTTTTACAAAGAAACACTACGATAAACTTTTACAGAAATACAGTGTTTCTAATGAACAGCTTAAAAAAGCCATTCACGAAATTGAAAGACTGAACCCGAAACCGGGAGGATCTTTTGCCGGAAATAATAAAGTTACAGAAAATGTAGTTCCGGATTTTGCCATTAGAATTGTTGACGGTGAGTTGGAATTGACTTTAAATGGAAGAAATGCTCCTTCCCTGCACGTTTCTAAAGATTATCAGGAGATGATGCAGACGTATAAAGAATCGAAAGATAAATCGACTGCACAGAAAGATGCTGTTCAGTTTATCAAACAAAAATTAGATTCTGCAAAATGGTTTATCGACGCGATCAGACAGCGTCAGGAAACTCTTTTTGTAACCATGAATGCAATTATGCATTATCAGGAAGAATATTTCTTAGACGGCGACGAAACCAAACTAAAACCAATGATCTTAAAAGACATTGCGGATATGGTTGGTTTGGATATTTCTACGATTTCGCGTGTTGCCAACAGTAAATATGTAGAAACACCATACGGAACCAAACTTATTAAAGAGTTTTTCTCTGAAGCTATGAAAAACGATCAGGGTGAAGACGTTTCTACTCTTGAAATAAAAAAGATTCTTCAAAACACAATTGAGGAAGAAGATAAGAGAAAACCGCTTCCAGATGATCAATTAGCCGAAATCTTAAAAGAAAAAGGGTATCCAATTGCGAGAAGAACAATCGCTAAATACCGAGAACAATTAGATATTCCGGTTGCGAGAATGAGAAAGAAAATTTAA
- a CDS encoding LytR/AlgR family response regulator transcription factor yields MNTKLKCLLLDDELPGLTYLKMLCEQIPELEIVKTFNNPEKLLSDIPDLDFDLLISDIEMPGMDGLHLAEILENKLVIFCTAYKDYAADAFNIDAVDYITKPVKLERLQKAVSKAFERFDKTDNSKKFIQLNTDKGKTLLYFNKIQYITTASSDSRDKTVLLADGSLLNLKNVKFDTLLQELPDADFCRINKKEIVAVKAIKFFNHNEIVLHHLEENNKNTSLILSETYRSDFLKKVKL; encoded by the coding sequence TTGAATACAAAACTGAAATGCTTGCTTCTGGACGATGAACTTCCGGGATTGACTTATTTAAAAATGCTTTGTGAACAAATTCCTGAACTGGAAATTGTAAAAACATTTAATAATCCTGAGAAACTTTTGTCTGATATTCCAGATCTGGATTTTGATCTCTTAATTTCTGATATCGAAATGCCGGGAATGGACGGCCTGCATCTAGCCGAAATACTCGAGAATAAATTAGTGATTTTTTGTACGGCTTATAAAGATTACGCTGCCGATGCTTTTAATATTGATGCTGTAGATTATATCACAAAACCTGTAAAATTAGAACGTCTTCAAAAAGCGGTTTCCAAAGCTTTTGAGCGTTTCGATAAAACTGATAATTCAAAAAAGTTTATTCAGCTCAATACAGACAAAGGAAAAACGCTGCTATATTTTAATAAAATCCAATATATTACAACAGCATCAAGTGACAGTCGGGATAAAACGGTTTTGCTTGCAGATGGAAGTTTACTGAATTTGAAAAACGTAAAATTTGATACGCTTTTACAAGAATTACCAGATGCTGATTTCTGCAGAATCAATAAAAAAGAAATTGTTGCGGTAAAGGCGATAAAATTCTTTAACCATAACGAAATTGTGCTTCATCATCTAGAAGAAAATAATAAAAATACATCTCTAATTCTGAGCGAAACGTATCGTTCTGATTTTTTGAAAAAGGTAAAATTATAA
- a CDS encoding efflux RND transporter permease subunit, with product MKNAVQVGFWEKLARIILKNRITILVILSALTIFFGYQWKNLSMTYTEANLLPKDHIANKDYQKFLDKFGEEGNLIVIGFKDPKFFTPKNYAAWTELMNGLKKAKEVDLVISLNDLKKLEKDTVNQKFVLAPFIDENKVLDAAYLKSVQYDLFHNLPFYEGLLFNKESGSVRSAIYMNKALVNTAERKTFILNDLVPKIDKFEKTTGIDLKVSGMPYIRTINADNMKGEIGLFIGASLLTVSLIFFFFFRSFRATFISICILIVGVTWSFGTLGLFGYKITILTAIIPPLIIVIGITNCIFLINKYQQEIKLHNNQAKALQRVISKIGHSTFMTNLTAAIGFATLMITGNELLFEFGLVTSINVLSVYTLTLFIVPIIYSFMPLPKAKHLYHLDKTYISTLLNTVTTIVKGKKTIVYCIYAVLFLVSLNGIRQMKVSGSLIGEMPKSASFFKDILFYEKEFNGVMPLEIMIDTKKKKGVMKPATIRKMDELQNTISEIPELAKPVSVVNLVKYAKQAFYNGNPEYYQLPTSQEQTFILGYAKNATKNSKENLMKAYVDSTGQYARITTFMKDIGTDEMAKVEGKLRKKIDEIFPKDRYEVTITGKALVFQKGTTYLAHNLIESLLFAILTIAILMLYLFRSFKMVAASLITNILPLCITSGLMGYFGIPLKPSTILVFSIAFGISVDNAIQFMAKYKDELTQNKGKVKKSVFSALRETGVSTFYTSIVLILGFATFTLSSFSGTIALGGLISCTLVFAMFANLVVLPSLVLTFEKKKTKKEELENLEK from the coding sequence ATGAAAAACGCTGTCCAAGTTGGATTTTGGGAAAAATTAGCCCGAATCATACTTAAAAACAGAATTACGATTCTGGTTATACTTTCTGCTTTAACTATTTTCTTTGGTTATCAGTGGAAGAATCTTTCTATGACTTATACAGAAGCTAACCTGCTTCCAAAAGATCATATTGCAAATAAAGATTATCAAAAATTTCTAGACAAATTTGGTGAAGAAGGAAACCTAATTGTTATTGGTTTTAAAGACCCTAAATTCTTTACACCAAAGAATTATGCTGCCTGGACTGAATTAATGAATGGTTTAAAAAAAGCCAAAGAAGTTGATTTAGTAATTTCTCTAAATGATTTAAAAAAGCTTGAAAAAGACACTGTAAATCAAAAGTTTGTTTTAGCACCGTTTATTGACGAAAACAAAGTACTTGACGCAGCTTATTTAAAAAGTGTTCAATACGATTTGTTTCACAATCTGCCTTTTTATGAAGGTTTGTTGTTTAACAAAGAAAGCGGAAGTGTACGTTCTGCAATTTACATGAACAAAGCGCTGGTAAATACTGCTGAAAGAAAGACTTTTATCTTAAATGATTTAGTTCCGAAAATCGATAAATTCGAAAAAACAACCGGAATTGATCTTAAAGTTTCTGGAATGCCTTACATCCGTACGATTAATGCGGATAACATGAAAGGCGAAATCGGACTTTTTATTGGAGCGTCTTTATTGACTGTTTCTTTAATTTTCTTTTTCTTTTTCCGTTCGTTCAGAGCTACGTTTATTTCAATCTGTATTTTGATTGTCGGCGTAACGTGGTCGTTTGGAACACTTGGATTATTTGGTTATAAAATCACGATTTTAACAGCAATTATTCCGCCGCTGATTATCGTAATCGGAATCACAAACTGTATTTTCCTGATTAATAAATACCAGCAGGAAATTAAACTGCATAACAATCAGGCAAAAGCATTACAGCGTGTTATTTCAAAAATTGGGCATTCGACTTTTATGACCAATTTAACTGCTGCAATTGGTTTTGCAACCTTGATGATTACTGGAAACGAACTGCTTTTTGAGTTTGGATTAGTAACTTCTATCAACGTACTTTCTGTTTATACTTTGACACTTTTTATTGTGCCTATTATTTACAGTTTTATGCCTTTGCCAAAAGCAAAACATTTATACCATTTAGACAAAACTTACATTTCGACACTTTTAAATACAGTAACAACTATCGTTAAAGGAAAAAAGACAATTGTTTACTGCATTTATGCTGTTCTGTTTCTGGTAAGTTTGAATGGAATCAGACAAATGAAAGTTTCAGGAAGTTTGATTGGTGAAATGCCAAAAAGCGCTTCTTTCTTTAAAGATATTTTATTTTACGAAAAAGAATTCAACGGTGTTATGCCTCTTGAAATCATGATTGACACCAAAAAGAAAAAAGGTGTCATGAAACCGGCGACCATTCGTAAAATGGATGAATTGCAAAACACTATTTCTGAAATTCCAGAATTGGCGAAACCAGTTTCTGTTGTCAATTTGGTTAAATATGCAAAACAGGCTTTCTACAACGGAAACCCTGAATATTATCAATTGCCGACTTCTCAGGAACAGACTTTTATTTTGGGTTATGCTAAAAATGCAACCAAAAACAGTAAAGAGAATTTAATGAAAGCTTACGTTGATTCAACCGGACAATATGCGCGAATCACGACTTTTATGAAAGATATTGGAACAGATGAAATGGCAAAAGTAGAAGGAAAACTTCGCAAAAAAATTGATGAAATTTTCCCGAAAGACCGTTATGAAGTTACAATTACCGGAAAAGCTTTAGTTTTCCAGAAAGGAACAACTTATCTGGCGCACAACTTAATCGAGTCATTATTGTTTGCGATTTTGACTATTGCGATCTTGATGCTGTATTTATTCCGTTCGTTCAAAATGGTAGCAGCTTCTTTGATTACAAACATTTTACCGCTTTGCATCACTTCGGGATTAATGGGTTATTTCGGAATCCCGCTAAAACCTTCAACGATTTTGGTATTCAGTATCGCTTTCGGAATCTCGGTTGATAATGCTATTCAGTTTATGGCGAAATACAAAGATGAACTGACTCAAAATAAAGGAAAAGTAAAGAAATCTGTTTTTAGCGCTTTAAGAGAAACCGGAGTAAGTACATTCTACACTTCAATCGTGTTGATCCTAGGTTTTGCGACTTTTACGTTATCAAGCTTCAGCGGAACAATTGCGTTAGGAGGATTAATTTCTTGTACTTTGGTTTTTGCAATGTTTGCTAACTTGGTGGTATTGCCTTCGCTGGTTTTAACTTTTGAGAAGAAGAAAACTAAAAAAGAGGAATTGGAGAATTTGGAGAAGTAA